The Desulfonatronospira thiodismutans ASO3-1 DNA segment GGTTCTGGATCTGGCTCAGGATCAGGTTCCGGCTCGGGCTCGGGTTCAGGCTCAGGTTCCGGTGCCTGCCTGGCAAAATGCGAAAGCTCTACCTCGTATACGTGCCGGGTCAGATCTTCAGGAAATTCCTGGGGGCGCTTGCTGAAGGTGATAAGGGTGACCAGGATCAGAGCGACATGCATCAGAAAAGAGACCAGAAAGGATACTATCTGCATGGAATCAGTCTGTGTCCAGTTCGGCCAGCACCCCCAGACGCTCAACTCCGGCTTCCCTGACTGCGGACATGATCCGGACCACCAGGCCATAGTGTACATCCTGATCAGCCCTCAGGTAAACCGGCCTGTCCCTTTCCTCGATCATTCTCTGCAGATGCCCGGCCAGTTCATTGAGCTCCACTTCGTACTCATCCAGGTAGATCACACCCTCTTTGTCCACGTGAACCACCAGGGTGTCCTCGTCATGGGGCAGGGTCTCCACCATGGTGGTGCGGGGAAGCTCCACCTCCAGCCCCTGGCTCAGCATGGGAGCCGTGATCATGAAAATTATCAGCAGTACCAGCATTACATCCACTATGGGAGTGACATTGGTCTGCGAAATATATCCTTTGCCCAGGGGATCGAAGTCCATGCCTTATTTTTCTCTCTTTTCCATCCAGGGCAGCTCTCTCTGGGCCCGGTTCAGAAAAGCACCGGCAAAATAAATAAGATCTGCCTGGATGCTGTTCAGACGTTCCCACAGTATATTATAGAAAATTGTGGCCGGAATGGCCACCACCAGTCCGAAGGCCGTGGTAATAAGGGCCTCGGAAATGCCCGGAGCTACAGTGGCCAGAGAAGCTCCCCGCTGCACGCCTATGGCGTGAAAGGCGTTCATGATGCCCCATACAGTGCCCAGAAGTCCGATGAGCAGGGAGGAGTTGGCGCAGATAGCCAGAAACGGCAGAGAAGAGGCGAGTTTTTTCAGGTGTGTGCTTACCCCCTGCCTCAGCACCCGGCGAACATTGTCTTCAGCGATGCGAAACTTGACGCTGGAGGAAAGCTGGCTCTGCTCCAGCTTCTGGATCTCCTTGAGGGCGGAAAAACCGATACGGTACAGGGGAGAATCGGCATCCTGGCGGACCTTTTTCATGGCCTCGGCCAGGTCCGACGCCCTGTCGAAAATCTGCAGCTGATTGCCTAAGTTCTCTGTGAACCGCCTGTAAGAAATAAATTTATATATTATAATGGTCCAACTGGACACAGACATTACCAGAAGAACCAGCATGATAAACTGGATGAGCAGCGAAGCCTGGGCCAGCATGCTCCAGAGCCCCTGCTCAGGAAGAAATATATCCATATAAAACCTCGATGGGTATTGTGCGCGTAAATTCTCAGGCTGGTTACAGGGCTTCCACTATGCGGGGCAAAGCGGTTTCGGCCGGTTCATCCAGCCGGATGTCCGAAATATTCTGGAAACTGGTCCGGCCCAGGTTGACCTCGATAACCCTGCCCCCCTGCTCCTTGACCCACCGCGGAAGAGTTCCGGCAGGCGCCACGTCCCCGGAAGTGCCGGCCACAAGCACCAGGTCCGCTGCCAGCACCAGACGCCTGGTCTCTTGCAAGGCCTGTTCCGGTATCTGTTCCCCGAAAAAGACCACCCCCGGCCTGACAACCCCGTAACACTGGCTGCAAAGCCAGGGTATATCTTTTCTGGTGAGTTCCAGCGCTTTTTGCTGATTATACTTTTTTTTGCATTTGTGACAATAGAAAGTACCGGCCCCTCCGTGAAATTCTATAACTTTTCTGGAGCCTGCTCTCTGATGCAGATTGTCTATGTTCTGGGTAATTACGGCCTTTAAATAACCCATATCTTCCATACGGGCCAGGCTTTCATGGGCTGGGTTGGGTTTTGCAGCGGCAATCATGCCTACGGCTTCCAGCAGAAATTCCCAGACCTGCCGCGGATTGTTCTCTAAGGCCCAGTCCGAGGCCACTGCCTGGGGATCGTATCTGGACCACAGTCCTCCCGGACTTCTGAAATCAGGAATGCCGCTGGCCACCGATATGCCGGCCCCGGTCAAAGCCAGCATGCACTCAGAACTGCGAATGGCTCCAGCTGCTTCCTGGTAGAGTTTTTCACTGTTGGACATATGTAATGCTGTTGCTTATGTTAATATCAGACATATAAAACCGGCCTGTGCATTTTTTTGATCTGACAGGGTCAGAATCGCTCAATCCTGAGAACCGCCTGTATTACCGGATTTTCTCAACCTGGACAAGAGATCCAGGGAATTCTGCTCCGCCTGTTCGTATTCCTGCATGTCCATGCCGGCACCCAGGGCGATTTTCTGCCGCATTTCCCGGCTTACCAGGTCCTCAGGGCCATGGGCGTCATTATTTATAACCAGCTTTGCCCCGTAGATCCTGGCCAGGTTGAGCACATGGCCGTTGGTGAGGCTGTGCCCCTTCCTGGTGGTGATTTCCAGATACACCCCTTTTTCCGCCGCCATCCGGACATCTTCCGGGGTAATCAGTCCCGGGTGAGCCAGGACATCAGCCCCGGCCCGGATGGCTGCATGGTTGGTACCCTGGACCACCGGCTCCACGATGGTCTCCCCGTGGACCAGGACTATCTCGGCCCCCAGATCCCGGGCGCTTTTAACTACGGTTTCCATCAGGGGCGGAGGCACATGCGTCAGTTCCACTCCCCCGAGAAGCTCAATCTCGGTATAAAGGCAGTAGTCTCTGACCACCTTTTGCTGGCTTTCAAGGATGTGCCGCAGATTGGAATCATCCACGTGATCGGTGAATGCCAGGCCGCGGTAGCCTGCCGCCCTGGCCCGTCTAGCAAGTTCCGCAGGTATCAGGCCACCGTCGCTGTAAACAGTATGCGTGTGCAGATCAATCATTTATTGCTCTCAAACCTTAGTCCAGCCTTGTTCACATCTTGTATTTGGTATCATCCAGGTTGAATTTCTCCAGTATCTCAGCCCACTTCTTGCTTTCTTCATCATCCAGCACCACCTGGTAATCACCCTGCTGCTCCTTCATGATGTCTTCAAGTATCTGCTGGCGAACCATAATGGGAACCTTGGCCCTTACCGCCATGGCAATGGCGTCGGACGGCCGGCTGTCTATGCGCAGGACGTTTTCCTCCTGCTGCAGCACAATCACTGCATAGTAGGTTGATTCCTTGATCTCGGTCACCTCCACGTGCAGCAGATGGGCTCCCAGGTTATTCAATGTATCCAGGAAAAGGTCGTGGGTCATGGGCCTGGGCATGCTCATGCCCTTGAGGGGTATTGATATGGCCATGGCTTCCAGGGCCCCGATCCAGATGGGCAGAATATACTTGTCCTCTTCATCCTTTAATATGACCAGGGGCATGTTGGTCTTTTCGTCCATGGCCAGTCCGAATATTTCCATTTTGATAAGCATTAGATCACCTCTCCGCTCAGGGAATGTTTGTGGGCTCTGACAATGGTCACGCGGAGCACCTCTCCAGTGCAGTCCCGCTCCACGGGCAAATGCACGTGCACCAGTCTTCCACCAGGATCTCGGCCTGTCCAGGATACTGTATCAGGCGGCCCCTGTTTTTTGCTCCTGCCTTCCACGAGCACCAGTTCCTGTCTTCCCACACGACCGGCAAGTCTGTCCCGGGTCAATTCGCTTTGCAGCTGCTGAAGCCGGGCAAGCCTCTCTGTCTTTGTTTCATCGTCGATCTTGGGCTGCATGTCTGCTGCCCGAACTCCGGGACGATCCGAATATTTAAAGGAAAAACTGCTGTCAAAGCCGACCTTTTTCACAATGTCCATGGTATCTTCAAAATCGGCATCCGTCTCACCGGGAAAACCCACTATCAGGTCGGTGGTCAGAGAAATATCCGGACAACTGGACCTGAGCTTCTCAACGATGCGTAGGTAGTCGTCACTGTTGTACTTGCGCCCCATGGATGAAAGCACTTGGTCAGAGCCCGACTGCAGGGGCAGGTGAAGGTGCGGGCAAAGTGCGGGCAGTTCTCCGAAGGCCTGGATAACCTCCTCATCGATATCCTTGGGATGAGACGTGGTAAACCGGAGCCTTTCCAGGCCCGGCAATGCGGCCACGCTGCGAAGAAGTTCGGAAAAAGGTATATCCCTGCCTTCTTTGTCCTGGCCGAAACTGTTGACGTTTTGCCCCAGAAGTGTGATCTCCCTGCATCCCCGGGCAACCAGCCCGGCGCACTCCTGCAGAATTTCCCGGGAGGAACGCGACTTCTGCCGCCCCCTGGTATAAGGTACAATACAGTAGGCGCAGAAATTGTCGCAGCCCTGCATTATATTTACAAAAGCCTGGACCGGGGCCTTTTCCGGCTGGTATCCCTTTCTTTCCGGATAGTGATCCTGAAAGTCAAGCAGGCTGGTCTTCAGATGCCTGTCCTTGAGCAGCCTCTTGATTGCCTCCGGCACCATGACCAGGCCGTCCGTCCCGAACACCAGGCGTACAAAGGAAAACCTCTCCAGAAACCTCCTGCCCACCTGCTGGGCTACACATCCTCCCACCCCGGCGAAGACGTGCGGTTTTTCCCTGGTATACTCATACAGCCTGCCCAGCAGACTGTATATCTTTTGCTCCGGCTTTTCCCGCACACTGCAGGTATTTATGAGAAATATATCGGCTTCCTCCTCCCTGGAGCAGGGCTTAAGGCCCAGGGCCTGCAGAGCCTGATCCAGCCACAGGGAGTCGCTGACATTCATCTGGCAGCCGAACGTAAAGATATAATAATTCATACCTTAAGACTTAACACAACGGTGTAAAGAGTCAACAGCCATCACTCTTACTCCCCCACGCCCCATGCCCTATGCCCTATGCCCCATGCCCCAATCCCAAAATTCCTGAATCCCTAAATCCCCGAATCCCTAAATCCCCCAATCCTACCCCAGATACTTATTTATATTCTCATAATCAAACTCTTCATCCTGCAGGACATTTTCCATGAACCTGAACAGGCTCATGCGGACTTCCCGGGAGTGACCGGGATACCACTTGGGAGAGGCTATAACTAAGGCCCGGAATACGTAAAACGGTGCCGCGGTATGCAGAATTTCCCAGTCCCCGGTTTCTTCAAGGTAAGTATCCCACATGGTGCGGTAAAGTTTTTCAAAGTCGCCTTTCAGGGATGGACCGCTGTAAAGGGAGTACAGGAGATAGTTGCTGGTCATTGTGGTGATGTCGTCGGCTGGTTCTCCCCACTCCCCCCGGCTACGGTCCAGCACCCGGAAATCGCCGTCAGGCTGGACAAGTACATTCCAGGGATGAAAGTCCCCGTGCACCGCGGCCAGGCGATGGGTAAAGCTGCCCAGTTTCCAGCGCCAGGAAATAAGCCTGCACTCAAGTTCCTCAAACCTTTCCGGAGGAAACAGGTCATAAGGGTGAGGGTAGGAATCCACCAGGCCGAAAATGCATTCCGACGCGCCGATAAGATTTCTTATGCGGCGCAGGTAAAGATCCGCATCATCAAGCCTGCGGCTGTGCAGGCGAGCCATCCAGCGGGAAAACTCTTTGGTCAGTTCCAGGTCGCTTTGCTTCAGTCCCTTTTTTTTAATACGCTCCAGGTCCAGGAAATAATCATATCCTTCAGCCATTTCATGCAGGATAAAGAACTCCCTGGGCTCCACCACAGGAACCAGGTTGTCCTTTTTGTCCACGTACCCGAAACCAAGGGAGCTTACATGTTTTTCCATGCTTTCCCCGGTCTCGTACTGGAACATGAGAATCGCCGCCCGGTCCCAGTAAAACTGGTGACCGAAGCTGTCACCGCGCATAGTGGAGAGTACGGCCTGCTTTTCCTCTCCATCAAGCTCAAACCTGATGTGCAGGGGCTTGCCGTAGCCGAATTCCTTCATGCCCTGCTTGCCTGCAGAGCCCATTTCCCCGGCCTCAATGAGCCTGGCCCCGGTTCCGAACTGCTTTTGCAGATAATCCTGCAGGCTGCTCAAGTCTATTTGCAGGGCCG contains these protein-coding regions:
- a CDS encoding MotA/TolQ/ExbB proton channel family protein, which translates into the protein MDIFLPEQGLWSMLAQASLLIQFIMLVLLVMSVSSWTIIIYKFISYRRFTENLGNQLQIFDRASDLAEAMKKVRQDADSPLYRIGFSALKEIQKLEQSQLSSSVKFRIAEDNVRRVLRQGVSTHLKKLASSLPFLAICANSSLLIGLLGTVWGIMNAFHAIGVQRGASLATVAPGISEALITTAFGLVVAIPATIFYNILWERLNSIQADLIYFAGAFLNRAQRELPWMEKREK
- a CDS encoding ExbD/TolR family protein, whose product is MDFDPLGKGYISQTNVTPIVDVMLVLLIIFMITAPMLSQGLEVELPRTTMVETLPHDEDTLVVHVDKEGVIYLDEYEVELNELAGHLQRMIEERDRPVYLRADQDVHYGLVVRIMSAVREAGVERLGVLAELDTD
- a CDS encoding bifunctional nuclease family protein, with product MLIKMEIFGLAMDEKTNMPLVILKDEEDKYILPIWIGALEAMAISIPLKGMSMPRPMTHDLFLDTLNNLGAHLLHVEVTEIKESTYYAVIVLQQEENVLRIDSRPSDAIAMAVRAKVPIMVRQQILEDIMKEQQGDYQVVLDDEESKKWAEILEKFNLDDTKYKM
- the miaB gene encoding tRNA (N6-isopentenyl adenosine(37)-C2)-methylthiotransferase MiaB, encoding MNYYIFTFGCQMNVSDSLWLDQALQALGLKPCSREEEADIFLINTCSVREKPEQKIYSLLGRLYEYTREKPHVFAGVGGCVAQQVGRRFLERFSFVRLVFGTDGLVMVPEAIKRLLKDRHLKTSLLDFQDHYPERKGYQPEKAPVQAFVNIMQGCDNFCAYCIVPYTRGRQKSRSSREILQECAGLVARGCREITLLGQNVNSFGQDKEGRDIPFSELLRSVAALPGLERLRFTTSHPKDIDEEVIQAFGELPALCPHLHLPLQSGSDQVLSSMGRKYNSDDYLRIVEKLRSSCPDISLTTDLIVGFPGETDADFEDTMDIVKKVGFDSSFSFKYSDRPGVRAADMQPKIDDETKTERLARLQQLQSELTRDRLAGRVGRQELVLVEGRSKKQGPPDTVSWTGRDPGGRLVHVHLPVERDCTGEVLRVTIVRAHKHSLSGEVI
- a CDS encoding phosphotransferase family protein yields the protein MSSTKDRSPALQIDLSSLQDYLQKQFGTGARLIEAGEMGSAGKQGMKEFGYGKPLHIRFELDGEEKQAVLSTMRGDSFGHQFYWDRAAILMFQYETGESMEKHVSSLGFGYVDKKDNLVPVVEPREFFILHEMAEGYDYFLDLERIKKKGLKQSDLELTKEFSRWMARLHSRRLDDADLYLRRIRNLIGASECIFGLVDSYPHPYDLFPPERFEELECRLISWRWKLGSFTHRLAAVHGDFHPWNVLVQPDGDFRVLDRSRGEWGEPADDITTMTSNYLLYSLYSGPSLKGDFEKLYRTMWDTYLEETGDWEILHTAAPFYVFRALVIASPKWYPGHSREVRMSLFRFMENVLQDEEFDYENINKYLG
- a CDS encoding NAD-dependent deacylase, with translation MSNSEKLYQEAAGAIRSSECMLALTGAGISVASGIPDFRSPGGLWSRYDPQAVASDWALENNPRQVWEFLLEAVGMIAAAKPNPAHESLARMEDMGYLKAVITQNIDNLHQRAGSRKVIEFHGGAGTFYCHKCKKKYNQQKALELTRKDIPWLCSQCYGVVRPGVVFFGEQIPEQALQETRRLVLAADLVLVAGTSGDVAPAGTLPRWVKEQGGRVIEVNLGRTSFQNISDIRLDEPAETALPRIVEAL
- a CDS encoding histidinol phosphate phosphatase domain-containing protein is translated as MIDLHTHTVYSDGGLIPAELARRARAAGYRGLAFTDHVDDSNLRHILESQQKVVRDYCLYTEIELLGGVELTHVPPPLMETVVKSARDLGAEIVLVHGETIVEPVVQGTNHAAIRAGADVLAHPGLITPEDVRMAAEKGVYLEITTRKGHSLTNGHVLNLARIYGAKLVINNDAHGPEDLVSREMRQKIALGAGMDMQEYEQAEQNSLDLLSRLRKSGNTGGSQD